From the genome of Mesorhizobium japonicum MAFF 303099, one region includes:
- a CDS encoding ABC transporter permease has product MKARRKHEGRWAWRLTGFVTVCVYIFMFAPIVATVILSFNASMFGGFPMTGFSLQWYGKLMANEPVLAAFRTSLWIALVTSAVTTAIGVVTSFALVRFEFRGKQALSTLVILPALVPETILGVGLLVLIKAVDQPRTMLLLVLGHILLAVPYVVLITQARMVGIRRVYEEAALSLGASRFSSFREITLPLLIPAVVGGALLAFTISFDNTSASLFWRPAGVETMPTQILSMLKISISPEINALGTVMILVTVGIPLLGGLILQSLTRLKRRGEPKEQAR; this is encoded by the coding sequence ATGAAGGCGCGGCGGAAACACGAAGGCAGATGGGCCTGGCGGCTGACCGGCTTCGTCACGGTCTGCGTCTACATCTTCATGTTCGCGCCGATCGTAGCGACGGTGATCCTGTCGTTCAACGCCTCGATGTTCGGCGGCTTCCCGATGACCGGCTTCAGCCTGCAATGGTACGGCAAGCTGATGGCCAACGAGCCGGTGCTGGCCGCCTTCCGCACCTCGCTGTGGATCGCGCTGGTCACATCAGCCGTCACCACGGCAATCGGCGTCGTCACCTCGTTTGCGCTGGTGCGCTTCGAATTCCGCGGCAAGCAGGCGCTGAGCACGCTGGTGATCCTGCCGGCGCTGGTGCCCGAGACCATTCTCGGCGTCGGCCTCCTGGTGCTGATCAAGGCGGTCGACCAGCCGCGGACCATGCTTCTCCTGGTGCTCGGCCATATACTGCTCGCCGTACCCTATGTGGTGCTGATCACCCAGGCGCGCATGGTCGGTATCCGCCGCGTCTATGAGGAGGCGGCGCTCTCGCTCGGCGCCTCGCGCTTCTCGTCCTTCCGCGAGATCACGCTGCCGCTGCTCATCCCCGCCGTCGTCGGCGGCGCGCTGCTCGCCTTCACCATCTCGTTCGACAACACGTCGGCCAGCTTGTTCTGGCGGCCGGCGGGCGTCGAGACCATGCCCACCCAGATCCTTTCGATGCTCAAGATCTCGATCAGCCCGGAGATCAACGCGCTCGGCACCGTGATGATCCTGGTGACCGTCGGCATCCCGCTGCTCGGCGGCCTGATCCTGCAAAGCCTGACCAGATTGAAACGACGCGGTGAACCAAAGGAGCAAGCACGATGA
- a CDS encoding ABC transporter substrate-binding protein, whose translation MKLSNGKRLERLHDRYQNGDLSRRTFLTLTAAAAAAVGLDMPWMRQALAAVEEVRFDGWGGTVQDAIDKYAFKPYTAKTKIKVVQGTFGDEDEIITKIKTAKPGDYQVIHSSGVNYYIKYVNGGLTSEINEANIPNMANVLQPMIDPFRKLTPKLSAVPYDYGTTGIAYNTKVISPEEAKEKGAALLLDKKYAGKVGGYSDMTTRVWYAALATGQDPNNLKDMDAIWAKVRETRDLAKKFWSSGAELMDLLSKGEIVVTDAWSGRVAALQDQGHPIGYLDPAGSYAWMEDMLILKGSPMAECEELINFMLDPATAIAVAEGQSYPPSLDPTKVKLTEKIEKLPAFDKTGTMKSLTFADPVYWATNEDAWTKQWNRISKGA comes from the coding sequence ATGAAACTGTCCAACGGCAAGCGGCTTGAACGGCTGCACGATAGATATCAAAACGGCGATCTCAGCCGCCGCACTTTCCTGACGCTGACCGCCGCCGCGGCCGCCGCGGTCGGCCTCGACATGCCCTGGATGCGGCAGGCGCTCGCCGCGGTCGAGGAGGTTCGCTTCGACGGCTGGGGCGGCACGGTGCAGGACGCGATCGACAAATACGCCTTCAAGCCCTACACGGCCAAGACCAAGATCAAGGTGGTCCAGGGCACGTTCGGCGACGAGGACGAGATCATCACCAAGATCAAGACCGCCAAGCCCGGCGACTACCAGGTCATCCATTCCTCCGGCGTCAACTACTACATCAAATATGTGAATGGCGGCCTGACCTCGGAGATCAACGAGGCCAACATTCCCAACATGGCCAATGTGCTGCAGCCGATGATCGATCCGTTCCGCAAGCTGACGCCGAAACTCTCGGCCGTGCCTTACGACTACGGCACGACAGGCATCGCCTACAACACCAAGGTGATCTCGCCCGAGGAGGCCAAGGAAAAGGGCGCCGCCCTTCTGCTCGACAAGAAATACGCCGGCAAGGTCGGCGGCTATTCCGACATGACCACTCGCGTCTGGTACGCCGCGCTCGCCACCGGGCAGGATCCCAACAACCTCAAGGACATGGATGCGATCTGGGCCAAGGTGCGCGAGACGCGCGACCTCGCCAAAAAGTTCTGGAGCTCCGGCGCGGAGCTGATGGACCTGCTTTCCAAGGGCGAGATCGTGGTGACCGACGCCTGGTCGGGCCGCGTCGCCGCCTTGCAGGACCAGGGCCATCCGATCGGCTATCTCGACCCGGCCGGTTCCTATGCCTGGATGGAGGACATGCTGATCCTGAAAGGCTCGCCAATGGCCGAGTGCGAGGAGTTGATCAACTTCATGCTCGACCCGGCGACCGCCATCGCGGTCGCCGAAGGCCAGAGCTATCCGCCGTCGCTCGATCCGACAAAGGTCAAGCTCACCGAGAAGATCGAGAAGCTGCCGGCCTTCGACAAGACCGGCACGATGAAGTCGCTGACCTTTGCCGACCCGGTCTACTGGGCGACCAACGAGGACGCCTGGACCAAGCAGTGGAACAGGATCTCGAAAGGTGCCTGA
- a CDS encoding TOBE domain-containing protein, producing the protein MAVTLATGQTVEVACPRPPAQGSKVTVVLRPQKLSIGAAAGPNRLSGRVVSASYLGGSAIYEVDIGGKTVIRANAPITGRVLREGEAIDLGFDPEGCVLLDEDGQRIS; encoded by the coding sequence ATGGCGGTGACGCTTGCCACTGGCCAGACGGTCGAGGTCGCCTGTCCAAGGCCGCCTGCACAGGGCAGCAAGGTCACAGTCGTGCTGCGGCCGCAGAAACTGTCGATCGGCGCGGCGGCAGGCCCCAACAGGCTGTCCGGCCGTGTCGTCTCGGCCTCGTATCTGGGCGGCAGCGCCATCTATGAGGTCGACATCGGCGGCAAGACCGTCATCCGCGCCAACGCGCCGATCACCGGCCGCGTCCTTCGCGAAGGCGAGGCGATCGACCTCGGATTCGATCCCGAAGGCTGCGTTCTGCTCGATGAGGACGGTCAGCGCATTTCGTGA
- a CDS encoding GlxA family transcriptional regulator has protein sequence MARRFAFLLVRDFTLSPLSLFIDTLRLAGDEGDRSRRIEFDWEIVGERGLPIRASCGVELLPTKGIGNPEDFDNIVVVGGLLDTNRSLSSDKEVFLLRAAEKGVPLTALCTGSFVLARYGLLDGYAAAVSWFHIKDFRSQFPDVNAHADSLFSVDRGRSTCAGGTGAADLAGYFVSQFIGQKAAEKAAKILVLDRIRSSRDVQPVGDLFPAASSRSVKRALLLMESNLQETLSVAEIATRLNCSRRQLERLFGTELGIGPMAAYLALRVHHAKSLLEGSDLQIGDIAYRCGFTNAGHFSRVFRQQTGITPTHLRHPNRLASVSAGQ, from the coding sequence ATGGCAAGACGGTTTGCGTTTCTCCTGGTGCGCGACTTCACGCTGTCGCCGCTGTCACTGTTCATCGACACGCTGCGGCTGGCGGGTGACGAGGGCGATCGCAGCCGCAGGATCGAGTTCGACTGGGAGATCGTCGGCGAACGCGGCCTGCCGATCCGGGCGAGTTGCGGTGTCGAATTGCTGCCCACCAAGGGGATCGGCAATCCTGAGGATTTCGACAACATCGTGGTGGTCGGCGGCCTGCTCGACACCAACCGCAGCCTGAGTTCCGACAAGGAGGTCTTCCTGTTGCGGGCGGCCGAGAAGGGGGTGCCGCTGACGGCGCTGTGCACGGGAAGCTTCGTGCTGGCGCGCTACGGCCTGCTCGACGGCTACGCCGCGGCCGTCAGCTGGTTCCACATCAAGGATTTCCGTAGCCAGTTCCCCGATGTCAACGCGCATGCCGACAGCCTGTTTTCCGTCGACCGCGGCCGCTCGACCTGCGCCGGCGGCACGGGTGCGGCCGACCTTGCCGGCTATTTCGTGTCCCAGTTCATCGGCCAGAAGGCGGCGGAAAAGGCCGCCAAGATCCTGGTGCTCGACCGCATCAGGAGCAGCCGGGACGTGCAGCCCGTCGGTGACCTGTTTCCGGCAGCGTCGAGCCGGTCGGTCAAGCGTGCCTTGCTGTTGATGGAGAGCAACCTGCAGGAGACGCTGTCGGTCGCCGAGATCGCAACCCGCCTGAATTGCTCACGGCGCCAGCTCGAGCGGCTTTTCGGCACCGAACTCGGCATCGGTCCGATGGCGGCCTATCTGGCGCTGAGAGTGCATCATGCCAAGTCGCTGCTCGAAGGCAGCGACCTGCAGATCGGTGACATCGCCTATCGCTGCGGCTTCACCAATGCCGGCCATTTCAGCCGCGTCTTCCGCCAGCAGACCGGCATCACGCCAACCCATCTCAGGCATCCCAACCGCCTGGCGAGCGTCTCGGCGGGGCAATGA
- a CDS encoding bifunctional diguanylate cyclase/phosphodiesterase: MRRAVFSSANLPAAIAFVVLLVCSIVADQQNRRVSDQLARADVLAKVNIIRAKLEGNINGNLQLVQGLVSAIDTEPYMGQQRFASLAGNLFQQKSQLRNIAGAPDLVISLMYPMEGNEKAIGLDYRKNEAQRTAALRARDHRVLVFAGPVDLAQGGRGFIGRIPVFVPTAGGGDRFWGIVSAVVDVDRLYAASGLTDPDLDIDVALTGKDALGGAGERFFGAGQVIAGNPVSAAVQLPSGSWQISAIPKGGWPAAPKNEWALRSLMLLAGALVVLPIMVAGRLFGERQKNYAELRRLSGRLELALEASGIGVWEHDLTTNEMVWDDRVNEIYGKSADGKPRGYDDWAQAIHPEDLARARQDFDLAAAKQGPYSSQYRLLRPDGTVRHVRTRATYFQDIGGTPKLIGAEWDVTSDVLLNENLIRERQLTESKNAELNLAKAHIEYAALHDSLTGLPNRRYLDELLAENGKPDRRTALLHLDLDRFKQINDTLGHAAGDAMLVHASKVIQANVGRDDFVARIGGDEFVVVSHGLDDDGLSALAHRIIEDMRQPVDYRGHPCRFGVSIGIAANNGVDVKQLLVNADLALYRAKSRGRNRYEFFNEELQSEIVRTKQIADEILGGLERNEFVAYYQPQFDASTLEIVGVEALSRWKHPRRGILAPDAYLKVAEELNVVALIDRIVLKHALENFERWSRSHLNIPRVSVNVSARRLEDRDLIEGLRKLAIKAGTVSFELVESIFLDENDDLVTWNIDHIKELGIDIEIDDFGTGHASIVSLLKLRPRRLKIDRQLITPITGSMAQRHLVASIIEIGKSLGIEVVAEGVETMEHARILKELGCDILQGYLFGRPMEAKAFKAFALSRKWLAAS, translated from the coding sequence GTGAGACGGGCCGTTTTTTCTTCCGCCAACTTGCCGGCGGCGATCGCTTTCGTCGTGCTTCTGGTCTGCTCAATCGTCGCCGACCAGCAGAACAGAAGGGTCTCCGACCAACTGGCGCGCGCCGACGTGCTGGCAAAGGTCAACATCATCCGCGCCAAGCTCGAAGGCAACATCAACGGCAATCTTCAGCTTGTTCAGGGGTTGGTCTCGGCCATCGATACGGAACCCTATATGGGCCAGCAGCGATTTGCCTCGCTTGCCGGAAATCTGTTCCAGCAGAAATCGCAGTTACGCAACATTGCCGGCGCGCCCGACCTGGTCATCTCGCTGATGTACCCGATGGAAGGCAACGAGAAGGCGATCGGGCTCGATTACCGCAAGAACGAAGCGCAGCGGACGGCGGCGCTGCGGGCGCGCGACCATCGGGTGCTGGTGTTCGCCGGCCCGGTCGACCTTGCCCAGGGCGGGCGCGGCTTCATCGGCCGCATTCCGGTCTTTGTTCCGACCGCGGGCGGCGGCGACCGTTTCTGGGGCATCGTCTCGGCGGTGGTCGATGTCGACCGGCTCTACGCGGCGAGCGGGCTGACCGACCCTGATCTCGACATCGATGTCGCGCTCACCGGCAAGGATGCGCTGGGCGGCGCCGGCGAACGCTTTTTCGGCGCCGGCCAGGTCATCGCAGGAAATCCCGTATCGGCCGCTGTGCAGCTGCCATCGGGTTCCTGGCAGATTTCGGCCATCCCCAAGGGCGGCTGGCCGGCGGCTCCGAAAAACGAGTGGGCCTTGCGGTCGCTCATGTTGCTCGCCGGAGCGCTGGTGGTGCTGCCGATCATGGTGGCCGGCCGGCTGTTCGGCGAGAGGCAGAAAAACTACGCCGAGCTGAGGCGCCTGTCCGGGCGCCTGGAGCTGGCGCTGGAAGCCTCTGGTATCGGCGTTTGGGAACACGATCTCACCACCAACGAAATGGTGTGGGATGACCGCGTCAACGAGATCTACGGCAAGTCAGCCGACGGCAAGCCGCGCGGCTATGATGACTGGGCGCAGGCGATCCATCCTGAAGATCTCGCGCGGGCGAGACAGGACTTCGATCTCGCCGCGGCCAAACAAGGCCCCTATTCCTCACAATACCGGCTCCTACGCCCCGACGGCACCGTCCGCCATGTGCGCACGCGCGCGACCTACTTCCAGGACATCGGCGGAACGCCCAAGCTGATCGGCGCCGAATGGGACGTGACCAGCGACGTGCTGCTCAACGAAAACCTCATTCGCGAACGCCAGTTGACGGAATCGAAGAACGCCGAGCTCAATCTCGCCAAGGCACATATCGAATATGCGGCGCTGCACGATTCGCTGACCGGCCTGCCCAACCGCCGCTATCTCGATGAACTTCTGGCCGAGAACGGCAAACCGGACCGGCGCACGGCACTGCTGCACCTGGACCTCGACCGCTTCAAGCAGATCAACGATACGCTCGGCCACGCTGCGGGCGATGCCATGCTGGTGCATGCCTCCAAGGTTATCCAGGCCAATGTGGGCCGTGACGATTTCGTTGCGCGCATCGGCGGCGACGAGTTCGTCGTGGTGAGCCATGGGCTTGACGACGACGGACTGTCGGCACTTGCCCACCGCATCATCGAGGACATGCGCCAACCTGTCGATTATCGCGGTCATCCGTGCCGTTTCGGGGTCAGCATCGGCATTGCCGCCAACAACGGCGTCGACGTGAAACAGTTGCTGGTCAACGCCGATCTCGCGCTCTATCGGGCCAAAAGCCGTGGGCGCAACCGTTACGAGTTCTTCAACGAGGAGCTGCAGAGCGAGATCGTGCGGACCAAGCAGATCGCCGACGAGATCCTGGGAGGGTTGGAGCGGAACGAATTCGTCGCCTACTATCAGCCGCAGTTCGACGCCAGCACGCTCGAGATCGTCGGCGTCGAGGCGTTGTCGCGCTGGAAGCACCCGCGACGCGGCATCCTGGCCCCCGACGCCTATCTCAAGGTGGCCGAAGAACTCAATGTCGTGGCGCTGATCGATCGAATCGTCCTCAAACACGCGCTGGAGAATTTCGAGCGTTGGTCGCGCAGCCATCTCAACATCCCGCGCGTGTCGGTCAACGTCTCGGCCAGGCGGCTGGAGGACAGGGACCTGATCGAGGGTCTGCGCAAGCTCGCCATCAAGGCGGGAACGGTGTCGTTCGAACTGGTGGAGTCTATTTTCCTCGATGAAAACGACGACCTGGTCACGTGGAATATCGACCACATCAAGGAACTCGGCATAGACATCGAGATCGACGATTTCGGCACCGGCCACGCCTCGATCGTCTCGTTGCTCAAATTGCGTCCGCGCCGCCTCAAGATCGACCGCCAACTGATCACACCCATCACCGGCTCAATGGCGCAACGGCATCTGGTGGCGTCGATCATTGAGATCGGCAAATCGCTCGGCATCGAAGTGGTCGCCGAGGGCGTCGAGACGATGGAGCATGCGCGCATCCTCAAGGAACTTGGCTGCGATATCCTGCAGGGCTACCTTTTTGGCCGCCCGATGGAGGCCAAGGCCTTCAAGGCCTTCGCCCTGTCGCGTAAATGGCTGGCCGCGAGCTAG
- a CDS encoding FAD-dependent oxidoreductase — protein sequence MHSHHPISHDVVISGAGPVGLFLACELRLAGLSVLILEKAEDPRSPLKRLPFGMRGLSAPTIEAFHRRDLLDAIAPPTTKDGSGKLVAAHWMQQPRRPGGHFAGIQFHLDAVDSSKWPYRLPGPAGTSMAVEMEQLETMLATRATAMGVEIRRGLGVEIFDQSDEDVTIRAGGEIFRARWLVGCDGGRSTVRKLGGFAFTGTDAEFTGYSVEVEIADPDALSPGRHYTPTGMYTYSRPGTIAMVEFDGATFHRTEPITLEHVQAVLRRVSGTDVTLTALRLATTWTDRAYQASAYRNGRVLLAGDAAHIHSPLGGQGLNLGIGDAMNLGWKLAATIRGDAPAGLLDSYFDERHPVGAQILDWSRAQVALMRPSRSSRALEAIIRDLIDTRDGATYFAERVWGVSLRYDVGGSHPLVGRSAPDFELADGTRPGERLRTGQALLLDFAARPALQALASRWSGRIAYVAEDARERLGLSALLVRPDGVVAWAADGEPDLEGAAQAASRWFGEPGQVAAYAKGTV from the coding sequence ATGCACAGCCACCACCCAATTTCCCATGATGTCGTCATCTCCGGCGCCGGCCCGGTCGGCCTGTTTCTCGCTTGCGAGTTGCGTTTGGCAGGCCTCTCGGTCCTGATACTGGAAAAGGCCGAAGATCCCCGTTCGCCGCTGAAGCGGCTGCCCTTCGGCATGCGCGGTCTCTCGGCACCCACTATAGAGGCCTTCCATCGACGCGACCTGCTGGACGCCATTGCGCCGCCGACGACGAAGGATGGCTCGGGCAAATTGGTCGCCGCGCACTGGATGCAGCAGCCGCGCCGCCCGGGCGGCCATTTCGCCGGCATCCAGTTCCATCTCGACGCCGTCGACAGTTCGAAATGGCCCTATCGCCTGCCAGGCCCGGCGGGCACCAGCATGGCGGTCGAGATGGAGCAGTTGGAAACCATGCTCGCCACCCGCGCGACCGCCATGGGCGTCGAGATCAGGCGCGGCCTTGGCGTCGAAATCTTCGACCAGTCGGACGAGGACGTGACGATCCGCGCCGGTGGCGAGATTTTTCGCGCCCGCTGGCTCGTCGGTTGCGATGGCGGCCGCAGCACGGTCCGCAAGCTTGGCGGCTTTGCCTTCACCGGCACGGATGCCGAGTTCACCGGCTATTCCGTTGAGGTCGAAATAGCCGATCCGGACGCGCTCAGCCCCGGCCGCCACTACACGCCGACGGGCATGTATACCTACTCACGGCCAGGAACCATCGCGATGGTCGAGTTCGACGGCGCAACTTTCCACCGGACAGAGCCGATCACACTGGAGCATGTGCAGGCCGTGCTGCGCCGCGTGTCCGGAACCGACGTCACCCTGACGGCGCTGCGCCTCGCCACGACCTGGACCGATCGCGCCTACCAGGCATCCGCCTATCGCAACGGGCGGGTGCTGCTCGCCGGCGACGCCGCGCATATCCATTCGCCGCTCGGTGGCCAGGGGCTCAACCTTGGGATTGGCGATGCGATGAACCTCGGCTGGAAGCTCGCCGCCACCATCCGTGGCGACGCGCCGGCCGGCCTGCTCGACAGCTATTTCGATGAACGCCATCCGGTGGGAGCGCAAATTCTCGACTGGTCGCGCGCCCAGGTCGCGTTGATGCGGCCAAGCCGCAGTTCACGCGCGCTCGAAGCCATCATCCGCGACCTCATCGACACGCGCGACGGCGCGACCTACTTCGCCGAGCGCGTCTGGGGCGTGTCGCTGCGCTACGACGTCGGCGGCAGCCACCCACTGGTGGGCCGCAGCGCGCCCGATTTCGAACTGGCCGACGGAACGAGACCCGGCGAACGCTTGAGGACCGGCCAAGCCCTGCTGCTGGACTTCGCTGCCCGCCCTGCCCTCCAGGCGCTTGCAAGCCGCTGGAGCGGGCGGATCGCCTATGTCGCCGAGGACGCCAGGGAGCGCCTGGGCCTGAGCGCCCTGCTCGTGCGCCCCGATGGTGTCGTCGCCTGGGCCGCTGATGGTGAGCCTGATCTGGAGGGCGCCGCTCAGGCCGCGTCGCGATGGTTCGGCGAACCCGGACAGGTGGCTGCGTATGCCAAAGGAACTGTTTGA
- a CDS encoding glutathione S-transferase family protein, producing the protein MIPTITAFERSPDGGKGLARDTRVRWALEEVGQPYEVRLVSFAGMKAPDHLAIHPFGQIPTYEEGSLCLFETGSIVFHLAEQHAGLLPRDRDARARAITWMFAALNTVEPPILELTTARIFEADRSWSEQRLPLVKDRVRARLDQLSAYLGAAEWLDGAFSAGDLLMVSVLLRLRMSGILDEYQNLAAYVARGEARPAYARAFAAQFAVNAAS; encoded by the coding sequence ATGATCCCCACCATCACCGCCTTCGAACGCTCGCCCGATGGCGGCAAGGGACTGGCGCGCGATACACGTGTTCGCTGGGCGCTCGAAGAAGTGGGGCAGCCCTATGAGGTTCGTCTTGTTTCCTTTGCCGGGATGAAGGCGCCTGACCATCTGGCCATCCATCCGTTCGGCCAGATCCCCACCTATGAGGAAGGTTCTCTGTGCCTGTTCGAGACCGGCTCGATCGTCTTTCACCTTGCCGAGCAGCATGCGGGCCTGCTGCCCAGGGATCGTGATGCCCGCGCCCGCGCCATCACCTGGATGTTTGCCGCCCTCAACACCGTGGAGCCACCGATCCTCGAATTGACGACGGCGAGAATATTCGAAGCCGACAGGTCCTGGAGCGAGCAGCGCCTGCCATTGGTCAAGGACCGTGTTCGCGCCCGGCTGGACCAGCTCTCGGCCTATCTGGGCGCCGCCGAGTGGCTCGATGGTGCGTTCAGCGCCGGCGATCTGCTGATGGTGTCGGTGCTGCTTCGACTACGCATGTCGGGCATTCTGGACGAATATCAAAACCTGGCTGCCTATGTGGCGCGCGGGGAAGCCCGGCCCGCTTATGCCAGGGCCTTCGCCGCGCAATTTGCGGTCAACGCCGCATCATAA
- a CDS encoding VOC family protein produces MALKRMDNVGIVVDDLEETIDFFRELGLELEGQATIEGEWAGRVTGLGDQHVEIAMMRTPDGHSRLELSRFLTPPVVADHRDDPVNALGYLRVMFTVDDIDDTLERLRKRGARLAGEVVQYKDVYRLCYIRGPGGLLIGLAQELG; encoded by the coding sequence ATGGCGCTCAAACGGATGGACAATGTCGGAATCGTCGTCGATGACCTCGAAGAGACGATTGATTTCTTTCGCGAGCTCGGCCTTGAGCTCGAAGGGCAGGCCACGATCGAAGGTGAATGGGCCGGACGTGTCACCGGACTGGGCGATCAGCACGTCGAGATTGCCATGATGCGTACGCCGGACGGTCACAGCCGGCTCGAACTGTCCCGCTTCCTCACGCCGCCGGTCGTCGCGGACCACCGTGACGACCCGGTCAACGCTCTGGGGTACCTCCGCGTCATGTTCACCGTGGACGATATCGACGATACGCTTGAAAGGCTCCGCAAGCGCGGCGCGCGGCTCGCAGGCGAGGTCGTCCAGTACAAGGACGTGTATCGGCTCTGCTACATTCGCGGACCCGGAGGGCTTCTCATCGGCCTCGCCCAGGAGCTCGGCTGA
- a CDS encoding ABC-F family ATP-binding cassette domain-containing protein: MIRLESISKQNGRQLVFIEASASLQKGEKVGLVGPNGAGKTTLFRMITSQEQPDEGQVQVDRGVTIGYFSQDVGDMAGHSAVAEVMNGAGPVSDVAAEMAELEAAMADPDQADRMDEIIEKYGEAQHRFEELDGYALDGRAREVLDGLGFSQEMMDGDVGKLSGGWKMRVALARILLMRPDVMLLDEPSNHLDLESLIWLEQFLKGYDGALLMTSHDREFMNRIVNKIVEIDAGSLTAYSGNYEFYQQQRAIADKQQQAQFERQQAMLAKEIAFIERFKARASHAAQVQSRVKKLDKIDRVEPPKRRQVVNFEFQPAPRCGEDVVTLKNVHKAYGSRSIYEGLDFQVRRRERWCIMGVNGAGKSTLLKLVAGASDPDTGTVARGPSVKMGYFAQHAMELLEGERTVFQTLEDNFPQAGQAPLRALAGCFGFSGDEIEKKCRVLSGGEKARLVMALMLFDPPNLLVLDEPTNHLDIATKQMLIEALSQYEGTMLFVSHDRHFLAALSNRVLELTPEGIHTYGGGYTEYVERTGQEAPGLRS; this comes from the coding sequence ATGATCAGACTTGAAAGCATCAGCAAGCAGAACGGCCGTCAGCTTGTCTTCATCGAGGCGTCGGCTTCCTTGCAGAAGGGCGAGAAGGTCGGCCTTGTCGGGCCGAACGGCGCCGGCAAGACGACCTTGTTTCGCATGATCACCAGCCAGGAGCAGCCGGACGAGGGCCAGGTGCAGGTCGATCGCGGCGTCACCATCGGCTATTTCAGCCAGGATGTCGGCGACATGGCGGGCCACAGCGCCGTCGCCGAAGTGATGAACGGCGCCGGGCCGGTCAGCGACGTGGCGGCAGAGATGGCTGAACTGGAAGCGGCGATGGCCGATCCCGACCAGGCCGACCGGATGGACGAGATCATCGAGAAATATGGCGAGGCGCAGCATCGCTTCGAGGAGCTCGACGGCTATGCGCTGGACGGCCGCGCCCGCGAGGTGCTGGATGGCCTCGGTTTCAGCCAGGAGATGATGGACGGCGATGTCGGAAAACTCTCCGGCGGCTGGAAGATGCGCGTGGCGCTGGCGCGCATCCTTTTGATGCGGCCCGATGTCATGCTGCTCGACGAACCGTCCAACCATCTGGATCTCGAAAGCCTGATCTGGCTGGAGCAATTCCTGAAGGGTTATGACGGCGCGCTGCTGATGACCTCGCATGACCGCGAGTTCATGAACCGCATCGTCAACAAGATCGTCGAGATCGATGCCGGCTCGCTCACCGCTTACTCCGGCAATTACGAATTCTACCAGCAGCAGCGGGCGATAGCCGACAAGCAGCAGCAGGCGCAGTTCGAGCGCCAGCAGGCCATGCTTGCCAAGGAGATCGCCTTCATCGAGCGCTTCAAGGCGCGCGCTTCGCACGCGGCGCAGGTGCAGAGCCGGGTGAAGAAGCTCGACAAGATCGACCGCGTCGAGCCGCCCAAGCGCCGCCAGGTGGTGAATTTCGAGTTCCAGCCGGCGCCACGCTGCGGCGAGGATGTCGTCACCTTGAAGAATGTCCACAAGGCCTATGGCAGCCGCAGCATCTATGAGGGGCTCGACTTCCAGGTCCGCCGCCGCGAGCGCTGGTGCATCATGGGCGTCAACGGCGCCGGCAAGTCGACGCTGCTGAAGCTGGTGGCAGGCGCCTCCGACCCCGACACCGGCACGGTGGCGCGCGGGCCGAGCGTGAAAATGGGCTATTTCGCCCAGCACGCCATGGAGCTGCTCGAAGGCGAGCGCACCGTGTTCCAGACGCTCGAAGATAATTTCCCGCAGGCCGGCCAGGCGCCGCTTCGCGCACTTGCCGGCTGCTTCGGCTTTTCCGGCGACGAGATCGAGAAGAAGTGCCGCGTGCTGTCAGGCGGCGAGAAGGCGCGGCTGGTGATGGCGCTGATGCTGTTCGATCCGCCCAACCTTCTGGTTCTGGACGAGCCGACCAACCACCTAGACATCGCCACCAAGCAGATGCTGATCGAGGCGCTGTCGCAGTATGAGGGCACTATGCTGTTCGTCTCGCACGACCGGCATTTTCTGGCAGCGCTGTCGAACCGTGTGCTGGAGCTGACGCCGGAAGGCATCCACACTTATGGCGGCGGCTATACCGAATATGTCGAGCGCACGGGGCAGGAAGCGCCGGGGCTGCGGAGCTAA